In Carassius auratus strain Wakin chromosome 39, ASM336829v1, whole genome shotgun sequence, a genomic segment contains:
- the LOC113057820 gene encoding SPARC, whose amino-acid sequence MRVWIFFLFCLAGKTFAAPTEEEPVVEEELEVGANPVQVETGEFDEAIEVVEDVIAENPCLNHHCKKGKVCEVDDSNQPMCVCQDPLTCPAPIGDFEHVCGTDNKTYESSCHFFATKCALEGTKKGHKLHLDYIGPCKYIAACLDNELNEFPLRMRDWLKNVLVTLYERDEDNNLLTEKQKLRVKKIYENEKRLEAGDHSLDLLALDFEKNYNMYIFPVHWQFGQLDQHPVDGFLSHTELAPLRAPLIPMEHCTTSFFEQCDADQDKYIALEEWANCFGIKEQDIDNDLVI is encoded by the exons ATGAGGGTTTGGATCTTCTTCCTGTTCTGCCTCGCTGGCAAGACTTTTGCTGCTCCA ACTGAAGAGGAGCCAGTTGTCGAAGAG GAGCTGGAAGTGGGAGCCAACCCAGTCCAGGTGGAGACCGGAGAGTTTGACGAGGCCATTGAAGTCGTGGAGGATGTTATTGCTGAGA ACCCCTGCCTAAACCATCACTGCAAGAAGGGCAAAGTGTGTGAGGTTGATGACAGCAACCAGCCCATGTGTGTGTGCCAGGACCCTCTGACATGCCCCGCCCCAATCGGAGATTTCGAGCAT GTCTGTGGCACTGACAACAAGACCTACGAGTCCTCCTGCCACTTCTTTGCCACTAAATGCGCCCTGGAGGGCACCAAGAAGGGCCACAAGCTACACCTGGACTACATCGGACCCTGCAAAT ACATCGCCGCCTGCTTGGACAACGAGCTGAACGAGTTTCCCCTGCGCATGAGGGACTGGCTGAAGAACGTGCTGGTGACCCTGTATGAGCGTGATGAAGACAATAACCTGCTCACCGAGAAGCAGAAACTCAGG GTGAAGAAGATTTACGAGAATGAGAAGAGGCTGGAGGCTGGTGATCATTCTCTGGACCTTCTGGCCCTGGACTTCGAGAAGAACTACAACATGTACATCTTCCCCGTTCACTGGCAGTTTGGCCAGCTCGACCAGCACCCTGTCGATGG CTTCCTGTCCCACACTGAGCTGGCTCCTCTGCGCGCTCCTCTCATCCCAATGGAGCACTGCACCACCAGCTTCTTTGAGCAGTGCGATGCTGACCAAGACAAGTACATCGCTCTCGAGGAGTGGGCCAACTGCTTTGGAATCAAAGAGC AGGACATCGACAACGACCTTGTCATCTAA
- the LOC113057821 gene encoding ras GTPase-activating protein-binding protein 1-like codes for MVMEKPSAQLVGREFVRQYYTLLNQAPDYLHRFYGKNSSYVHGGLDNNGKPVEAVYGQSEIHKKVMAMSFRDCHTKIRHVDAHATLNEGVVVQVLGELSNNMQPMRKFMQTFVLAPEGTVANKFYVHNDIFRYQDEVFGDSDSEPPEESEEDVEELERVHSPEVVQEESAGYYEQPPCVEPEGQQEEVSVTPEPQPEPEAEVEPEPAAVELKPEPVSEPEVHIEEPIQRSPPSPTPADTAPAMPEDNRPSSWASVTSKNLPPGGVVPITGVPPHVVRVPSAQSRVEVKAETQTTAQRPQRDQRPRDQRPGPSPANRTPRPGAPREGESGETEVRRTVRYPDSHQLFVGNVPHDVDKNELKEFFEQFGTVLELRINSGGKLPNFGFVVFDDAEPVQKILSSRPIKLRGDVRLNVEEKKTRSAREGDRRDIRPRGPGGPRDRVGGSRGPPTRGGMAQKPSFGAGRGTGPSEGRYAGPRQ; via the exons ATGGTGATGGAGAAGCCAAGTGCCCAGCTTGTCGGGCGGGAGTTTGTCCGACAGTATTACACCCTTCTGAACCAGGCTCCTGATTACCTGCACAG GTTTTATGGCAAGAACTCGTCTTATGTGCACGGTGGTCTGGACAACAATGGCAAACCGGTTGAAGCGGTCTATGGGCAGTCT GAAATCCATAAGAAGGTGATGGCTATGAGCTTCCGTGACTGTCACACTAAGATCAGGCATGTCGATGCTCACGCCACTCTGAACGAGGGAGTTGTGGTGCAAGTGTTGGGGGAGCTGTCCAATAACATGCAGCCCATGAGGAAGTTCATGCAGACATTTGTTCTGGCACCTGAG GGAACAGTTGCAAACAAGTTCTACGTACACAATGATATCTTCCGTTACCAAGATGAAGTGTTTGGGGACTCCGACTCAGAACCTCCCGAGG AGTCTGAGGAGGATGTGGAGGAGCTGGAGCGGGTGCACTCGCCTGAAGTGGTCCAGGAGGAGTCTGCTGGGTACTACGAACAGCCGCCTTG TGTGGAGCCCGAGGGGCAGCAAGAAGAGGTGTCCGTAACCCCAGAGCCCCAGCCTGAACCAGAAGCAGAGGTGGAGCCTGAGCCAGCAGCTGTGGAGCTGAAACCAGAGCCTGTCAGCGAGCCCGAGGTTCACATTGAGGAACCGATTCAGAGATCTCCCCCTTCACCCACACCTGCTGACACAGCACCTGCCATGCCAGAGGACAACAGG CCGTCGTCTTGGGCTTCAGTCACTAGCAAGAATCTCCCACCAGGAGGAGTGGTCCCCATCACAGGAGTCCCTCCGCATGTTGTCCGAGTCCCATCTGCACAG TCGCGTGTGGAGGTGAAAGCAGAAACACAGACCACAGCACAGAGACCCCAGAGAGACCAGAGACCACGCGATCAAAGACCAGGACCCTCTCCAGCCAACAGAACCCCAAGACCAGGAG CACCGCGGGAGGGTGAGAGCGGGGAGACAGAGGTGCGGAGAACAGTCCGCTATCCTGACAGCCACCAACTCTTTGTGGGAAACGTACCTCACGACGTGGATAAGAACGAGCTCAAGGAATTCTTTGAAC AGTTCGGCACTGTCCTCGAGCTGAGAATCAACAGCGGCGGAAAGCTGCCTAACTTTGGATTCGTGGTGTTTGACGACGCTGAGCCCGTGCAGAAGATCCTCAGCAGTCGG CCTATTAAACTGCGAGGAGATGTTCGGCTGAATGTAGAGGAGAAGAAGACCCGCTCGGCCCGTGAAGGTGACCGGCGGGACATCCGCCCCAGAGGTCCGGGGGGACCACGTGACAGGGTAGGCGGGTCAAGGGGACCGCCCACCCGTGGAGGCATGGCTCAGAAACCCAGTTTTGGAGCCGGTCGAGGCACAGGACCCAGCGAGGGCCGCTATGCTGGACCACGTCAGTGA